The proteins below are encoded in one region of Brassica napus cultivar Da-Ae chromosome A6, Da-Ae, whole genome shotgun sequence:
- the LOC106345771 gene encoding calpain-type cysteine protease DEK1, translating to MEGDERGVLLACVISGALFALFGSGSFWILWSVNWRPWRLYSWIFARKWPKVLQGPQLDALCGFLSLVAWIVVVSPIAILIGWGCWLIVILDRHIIGLAIIMAGTALLLAFYSIMLWWRTQWQSSRAVALLLLLGVALLCAYELCAVYVTAGAHASQQYSPSGFFFGVSAIALAINMLFICRMVFNGNGLDVDEYVRRAYKFAYSDCIEIGPVACLPEPPDPNELYPRQTSRASHLGLLYLGSLIVLLAYSVLYGLTARESRWLGGITSAAVIVLDWNIGACLYGFKLLQNRVLALFVAGTSRIFLICFGIHYWYLGHCISYIFVASVLSGAAVSRHLSITDPSAARRDALQSTVIRLREGFRRKEQSSSSGSSDGCGSSIKRSSSMDAGHAGCANEANRTTESCVADTLTRTGSSLECINSDKSVESGRPSLGLRSSSCRSVVQEAEAGTSYSLDKVSDPNNTLVVCSSSGIDSQGYESSTSNSANEQILDLNLALAFQDQLNDPRIASMLKKKAKEGDLELTNLLQNKGLDPDFAVMLKEKKLDPSILALLQRSSLDADRDHRDNTDIAIIDSNSVDNTLPNQISLSEELRLRGLEKWLKLSRLVLHHVAGTPERAWGLFSLVFILETIIVAIFRPKTITIINSSHQQFEFGFSVLLLSPVVCSIMAFLRSLQVEEMALTSKSRKYGFVAWLLSTLVGLSLSFLSKSSVLLGISLTVPLMAACLSIAVPIWMHNGYQFWVPQLSCGDQVRDSRFPRMKGIILWICVVVFVGSVIALGAIISAKPLDDLKYKLFSATENNFTSPYTSSVYLGWAMASGVSLVVTAILPIVSWFATYRFSHSSAVCLVIFSVVLVAFCGTSYMEVVKSRDDQLPTKNDFLAALLPLACIPALLSLCCGMLKWKDDCWILSRGVYVFVSIGLLLLFGAISAVIIVVRPWTIGVSFLLVLLLIVVAIGVIHLWASNSFYLTRKQTSFVCFLAFLLGLAAFLVGWFQHKAFAGASVGYFTFLFLVAGRALAVLLSPPIVVYSPRVLPVYVYDAHADCGKNVSAAFLVLYGIALATEGWGVVASLIIYPPFAGAAVSAITLVVAFGFAVSRPCLTLEMMEVAVRFLSKDTVVQAISRSATKTRNALSGTYSAPQRSASSAALLVGDPSAMRDKAGNLVLPRDDVMKLRDRLRNEERVAGSFFYRMQCRKRFRHEPPTNVDYRRDMCAHARVLALEEAIDTEWVYMWDTFGGYLLLLLGLTAKAEKVQDEVRLKLFLDSIGFSDLSARKISKWKPEDRRQFEIIQESYLREKEMEEEILMQRREEEGRGKERRKALLEKEERKWKEIEASLIPSMPNAGSREAAAMAAAIRAVGGDSVLEDSFARERVSGIAHRIRTAQLERRAQLTGIAGAVCVLDDEPMISGKHCGQMDASVCQSQKISFSITAMIQPDSGPVCLFGTEYQKKVCWEVLVAGSEQGIEAGLVGLRLITKGERQTTVAREWYIGATSITDGRWHTVTITVDADAGEATCYLDGGFDGYQTGLPLSVSSAIWEQGAEVWLGVKPPIDVDAFGRSDSDGAESKMHIMDVFLWGKCLTEDEAASLHAAIGMADLDMIDLNDDNWQWTASPPRVDGWDSDPADVDLYDRDDVDWDGQYSSGRKRRSGRDFLFSADSFSRRHRKSRMETQEEINQRMRSVELAVKEALSARGDKQFTDQEFPPNDRSLFVDTQNPPSKLQVVSEWMRPDSIVKENGSDSRPCLFSGAANPSDVCQGRLGDCWFLSAVAVLTEVSQISEVIITPEYNEEGIYTVRFCIQGEWVPVVIDDWIPCESPGKPAFATSKKFNELWVSIVEKAYAKLHGSYEALEGGLVQDALVDLTGGAGEEIDLRSAQAQIDLASGRLWSQLLRFKQEGFLLGAGSPSGSDVHVSSSGIVQGHAYSVLQVREVDGHRLVQIRNPWANEVEWNGPWSDSSPEWSDRMKHKLKHVPQSNEGIFWMSWQDFQIHFRSIYVCRVYPREMRHSVHGQWRNYSAGGCQDYSSWHQNPQFRLRATGSDASSPIHVFITLTQGVGFSRTTPGFRNYQSSHDSQLFYIGMRILKTRGHRAAYNIFLHESVGGTDYVNSREISCEMVLDPDPKGYTIVPTTIHPGEEAPFVLSVFTKASIVLEAL from the exons TTCAGATTGTATAGAGATAGGCCCTGTGGCTTGTTTGCCAGAACCACCTGACCCCAATGAACTTTATCCTCGGCAAACCAGCAG GGCTTCACATCTTGGCCTCCTGTACCTTGGATCCCTCATAGTTCTCCTTGCCTACTCGGTCCTATATGGTCTCACAGCTAGGGAATCACGTTGGCTTGGAGGCATTACATCAGCTGCAGTTATTGTTCTTG ACTGGAATATTGGGGCATGCTTGTATGGGTTTAAGCTTCTTCAAAACCGCGTTCTGGCGCTTTTTGTTGCTGGCACTTCTCGAATTTTCCTAATATGCTTTGGCATACACTACTG GTACCTAGGGCATTGTATTAGTTACATTTTTGTAGCATCGGTTCTATCAGGGGCTGCTGTTTCCCGTCATCTGTCGATAACAGACCCATCAGCTGCAAGAAGAGATGCCTTACAGAGCACAGTGATCCGCTTGAGAGAAGGTTTTCGAAGAAAAGAGCAGAGTAGTTCTTCAGGTTCTTCAGATGGTTGTGGCTCAAGTATTAAAAGAAGTAGTAGTATGGATGCAGGCCATGCTGGTTGTGCTAACGAGGCTAATCGTACCACAGAATCCTGTGTGGCTGACACTCTAACTCGTACAGGCAGCTCTCTTGAGTGTATCAATAGCGACAAAAGCGTAGAAAGTGGAAGACCAAGCTTGGGTTTGCGTAGTAGCTCATGTCGTTCTGTGGTCCAAGAGGCTGAAGCAGGAACGTCTTATTCACTGGATAAAGTTTCTGATCCGAATAACACTCTGGTCGTTTGTTCAAGCAGTGGAATTGACAGCCAAGGTTATGAGTCTAGCACATCGAATTCTGCAAACGAGCAGATTTTGGATTTGAATCTGGCTCTTGCGTTTCAAGATCAGTTGAACGATCCTAGGATAGCCTCGATGCTTAAAAAGAAAGCGAAAGAAGGTGATCTTGAACTGACTAATTTGTTGCAAAACAAGGGGCTGGACCCTGACTTTGCTGTCATGCTGAAGGAGAAAAAATTGGATCCAAGCATATTGGCATTACTTCAGAGGAGTAGTTTGGATGCAGATAGAGATCACCGCGACAACACTGACATTGCAATAATTGACTCAAATAGTGTTGACAATACTCTTCCAAATCAGATATCTCTATCTGAAGAATTGAGGCTCCGGGGGCTCGAGAAGTGGCTTAAGCTGTCCAGACTTGTTCTGCACCATGTAGCGGGCACACCAGAGAGAGCGTGGGGCCTCTTCAGTCTTGTATTTATTCTTGAAACAATCATTGTAGCCATATTTCGTCCGAAGACCATAACGATTATAAATTCCAGTCATCAGCAG TTCGAATTTGGTTTCTCGGTGCTCCTCTTGTCACCTGTTGTCTGTTCAATAATGGCTTTTCTTCGGTCGCTTCAAGTTGAAGAAATGGCGTTGACATCAAAATCTCGCAAG TATGGCTTTGTCGCCTGGCTGCTGAGCACATTAGTTGGATTATCACTCTCTTTCTTGAG TAAATCGTCAGTACTATTGGGAATATCCTTGACTGTGCCCCTCATGGCAGCATGCCTTTCTATTGCTGTTCCCATATGGATGCATAATGGGTATCAGTTTTGGGTTCCACAGTTATCATGCGGTGATCAGGTTAGAGATTCACGGTTTCCGAGGATGAAG GGGATTATTCTTTGGATTTGTGTTGTGGTGTTTGTGGGATCTGTAATTGCTCTTGGTGCAATCATATCTGCTAAACCTTTGGATGATTTGAAGTACAAACTATTCAGTGCCACAGAAAACAACTTCACGTCACCATATACATCTTCTGTATACCTTGGTTGGGCGATGGCATCTGGAGTTTCCCTAGTTGTTACTGCCATTCTTCCAATAGTCTCATGGTTTGCAACATATAGGTTCTCCCACTCTTCTGCTGTCTGTCTCGTAATATTCTCAG TTGTTCTCGTGGCATTTTGTGGAACATCGTACATGGAGGTTGTGAAATCTAGAGATGATCAGTTGCCCACAAAGAACGATTTTCTTGCGGCCTTGCTTCCACTTGCATGCATTCCGGCCCTACTTTCACTATGCTGTGGGATGCTTAAATG GAAGGACGATTGTTGGATACTGTCTCGAGGTGTATATGTTTTCGTTTCTAtcggtcttcttcttctttttggtgCGATATCAGCTGTGATTATTGTAGTCAGACCATGGACG ATAGGTGTGTCTTTTCTCTTAGTTCTTCTCCTTATAGTGGTAGCTATTGGTGTTATCCATCTTTGGGCGTCAAACAGTTTCTACTTGACCAGGAAGCAGACATCATTTGTCTGCTTTCTTGCCTTTCTTTTGGGTTTGGCAGCATTCCTTGTTGGATGGTTTCAAC ATAAAGCATTTGCTGGAGCATCTGTTGGTTATTTTACCTTCTTGTTTCTGGTCGCTGGAAGAGCATTAGCT gTTCTTCTATCCCCACCAATAGTGGTATATTCTCCAAGGGTATTACCAGTGTATGTCTATGATGCTCATGCAGATTGTGGAAAGAATGTCAG TGCTGCGTTTCTCGTCCTTTATGGAATTGCATTGGCAACTGAAGGGTGGGGTGTTGTTGCTAGTCTGATAATATATCCTCCGTTTGCTGGTGCTGCTGTATCAGCTATCACCCTTGTAGTAGCATTTGGGTTTGCTGTTTCTCGCCCGTGTTTGACTCTTGAG ATGATGGAGGTTGCTGTACGTTTTCTTAGCAAGGATACTGTTGTGCAAGCTATCTCTCGATCTGCCACTAAA ACGAGAAATGCTTTATCCGGCACGTATTCAGCTCCCCAAAGGTCCGCCAGCTCTGCAGCTCTTCTGGTTGGGGACCCCTCTGCAATGCGTGATAAAGCAGGGAACTTAGTGCTTCCTAGAGATGATGTCATGAAATTAAGGGATCGTCTCAGGAACGAAGAAAGAGTTGCTGGATCCTTCTTCTACAGAATGCAATGCAGAAAAAGATTCCGCCATGAACCACCTACAAATGTGGATTACAGAAGAGACATGTGTGCTCATGCAAGGGTTTTGGCACTAGAAGAGGCAATTGATACAGAATGGGTGTACATGTGGGACACGTTTGGTGGCTATTTATTGCTATTGTTAGGTTTGACAGCTAAGGCGGAGAAAGTTCAG GATGAGGTACGCTTGAAACTCTTCTTAGATAGCATTGGGTTCTCTGACTTAAGTGCCAGAAAGATCAGTAAGTGGAAGCCAGAAGATAGAAGGCAATTTGAAATTATCCAAGAGAG TTAtctgagagagaaagagatggaagAGGAAATCCTCATGCAGAGACGTGAAGAAGAAGGTAGAGGTAAAGAAAGAAGGAAAGCTCTTTTGGAGAAGGAAGAGCGCAAATGGAAGGAAATTGAAGCTTCCCTTATTCCATCTATGCCTAATGCTGGTAGCAGAGAAGCAGCAGCTATGGCAGCCGCTATACGTGCTGTTGGGGGTGATTCTGTCCTTGAGGATTCCTTTGCAAGAGAGAGAGTATCGGGTATTGCACATAGGATACGTACAGCTCAACTAGAACGACGTGCACAGCtg ACTGGAATTGCTGGTGCTGTTTGTGTTCTTGACGATGAACCAATGATAAGTGGTAAACATTGCGGCCAAATGGACGCAAGTGTCTGCCAGAGTCAGAAGATTAGCTTTTCCATTACAGCAATGATCCAACCCGATTCCGGACCTGTATGCCTTTTTGGCACTGAATATCAAAAGAAAGTGTGTTGGGAGGTTCTGGTTGCTGGTTCTGAGCAAGGAATTGAAGCTGGCCTAGTTGGGCTTAGGTTGATCACTAAAGGTGAGAGGCAGACAACCGTTGCCAGAGAGTGGTATATTGGTGCAACTAGCATAACTGATGGAAG GTGGCATACAGTGACAATCACTGTTGACGCTGATGCGGGGGAGGCTACTTGTTACTTAGATGGTGGGTTTGATGGCTACCAGACTGGGTTACCTCTAAGTGTCAGTAGTGCCATTTGGGAACAAGGAGCTGAAGTTTGGTTGGGTGTTAAGCCACCTATAGATGTCGATGCATTCGGCAGATCAGATAGTGATGGAGCTGAGTCAAAGATGCATATAATGGATGTTTTCCTTTGGGGGAAATGTTTAACTGAAGATGAGGCCGCTTCTTTACATGCAGCCATTGGCATGGCTGACTTGGACATGATTGATTTGAATGATGACAACTGGCAATGGACGGCTTCACCACCCAGA GTTGATGGTTGGGATAGTGATCCTGCCGATGTGGATCTGTATGATAGGGACGATGTAGATTGGGATGGACAATATTCCAGTGGAAGGAAAAGAAGATCAGGTCGGGATTTTCTATTTAGTGCGGATTCGTTTTCAAGAAGACACAGGAAATCCAGGATGGAGACGCAAGAAGAAATAAATCAAAGAATGCGTTCAGTTGAGTTGGCTGTCAAAGAAGCTCTCTCTGCACGTGGCGATAAGCAATTTACTGACCAGGAGTTTCCTCCAAATGATCGCTCTTTATTCGTGGATACACAGAACCCCCCTTCAAAATTGCAG GTTGTTTCTGAATGGATGAGACCTGATTCCATTGTGAAAGAGAACGGTAGTGATTCCCGTCCCTGCTTGTTCTCTGGGGCTGCAAATCCATCAGATGTTTGTCAG GGGCGTTTGGGCGATTGTTGGTTTTTAAGCGCTGTTGCAGTTCTTACTGAAGTCTCACAAATATCTGAAGTGATCATTACTCCTGAATACAACGAGGAAGGAATCTACACTGTTCGCTTTTGTATTCAG GGTGAGTGGGTTCCCGTTGTTATCGATGATTGGATTCCATGTGAATCACCTGGCAAACCAGCCTTTGCTACTAGCAAAAAGTTCAATGAACTCTGGGTCTCCATAGTGGAGAAAGCATACGCCAAGCTCCATGGTTCTTATGAGGCACTGGAGGGGGGACTGGTTCAGGACGCACTTGTTGACCTAACTGGAGGTGCTGGTGAAGAGATTGACTTGAGGAGTGCTCAAGCACAAATTGATCTTGCAAGTGGCAGATTATGGTCTCAATTGTTGCGCTTTAAGCAAGAAGGTTTCTTACTTGGTGCTGGAAGTCCATCAGGATCTGATGTTCATGTATCTTCCAGTGGCATTGTGCAAGGCCATGCTTACTCCGTCTTACAG GTGAGAGAGGTCGATGGGCACAGGCTGGTTCAGATCCGAAATCCGTGGGCCAATGAAGTTGAGTGGAATGGTCCCTGGTCAGACTCATCCCCAGAGTGGAGTGATAGGATGAAGCACAAGCTGAAGCATGTTCCACAG TCAAACGAAGGTATATTCTGGATGTCTTGGCAAGATTTCCAGATTCATTTCAGATCAATATATGTTTGCCGGGTATACCCTCGTGAGATGCGCCACTCAGTCCATGGCCAATGGCGAAATTACAGTGCCGGTGGCTGCCAAGATTATAGCTCATGGCATCAAAATCCACAATTCCGGTTAAGGGCTACTGGTTCTGATGCATCTTCACCGATTCATGTTTTCATCACTCTAACTCAG GGCGTGGGTTTCTCAAGAACAACTCCTGGGTTTCGTAACTACCAATCAAGCCATGATTCGCAGTTGTTCTATATTGGAATGAGGATTCTTAAAACTCGTGGACATCGTGCTGCCTACAACATCTTTCTTCACGAATCTGTTGGTGGAACAGACTATGTGAATTCCCGAGAGATATCATGCGAAATGGTTCTTGATCCTGATCCTAAGGGATATACCATTGTCCCGACCACTATACACCCAGGGGAAGAAGCACCTTTTGTTCTTTCAGTCTTCACAAAAGCCTCCATTGTCCTTGAAGCTTTATAG